GAAACGCTGTAGTGACGGGTCAGCTCACGGGCTTGAAGTACGGTACTCATCAGGCCACCTCCGCCGTAGGGTGAAGAGGAAAAAAGCAGCGTGCGGCGCCACGGTCGTGTGCATCCAGCGCTGGCCGCTCGTCACGGCAACGTGGCTGCACATAGGGGCAGCGCGGCGACAGCAGGCAACCCAGTGGACGGTCATAGCGGCCCGGCACGATGCCCGGCAGGGTGGCCAGGCGGCTGGCGCCTGCGCTGTGTTCCGGGATGGCTTTGAGCAGCGCTTCGGTATAGGGATGGCTGGGGGCATCGAACAAGGTCGGCACCTGGCCCAGTTCCACCGCCTGGCCGGCGTACATCACGCACACGCGCTGAGCGGTTTCGGCGACCACGGCCAAATCGTGAGTGATCAGCACCAGGGCCATGCCCTGATCGCGCTGCAGATCCAGCAGCAGCTCCATGATCTGCGCCTGGATGGTCACGTCCAGCGCGGTGGTCGGCTCGTCGGCGATCAGCAGCTTGGGTTCGGCGGCAATCGCCATGGCGATCGCCACGCGCTGACTCATGCCGCCGGAAAGCTGGTGCGGGTAGGCATCGAGGCGGCTGGCAGCGCCAGGGATTTCCACCCGTTCCAGTAGTTCCAGGGCACGTACCCGCGCCGCCTTGCCCTTCAGACCAAGGTGCTGGCGCAGCACTTCCTCGATCTGGAAGCCCACGGTGTAGCTGGGGTTGAGCGCGGTCATCGGATCCTGAAAGACCATGGCCAGGTCTTTGCCGACGATATGCCGGCGCTGGCGGCCTTTCAGGCGCAGCATGTCGGTGCCGTCGAACTGCATGCAGTCGGCCTGGACGATACCGGGGGCATCGATCAGGCCCATCAGCGCCATCATGGTCACCGACTTGCCCGAACCGGACTCTCCGACGATGGCCAGCACTTCGCCCTTTTCCACGGACAGGTCGAGACCATCGACCACCGGCACGGCAGCGGCGCTGCCGAAGCGTACGCAGAGGTTGCGGATATTTAACAGGCTCATTGCTGGCTCCTCACTGCGCATTCTTGAGTTTCGGATCGAGCGCATCGCGCAGGCCGTCGCCCATCAGGTTGATCGCCAGCACGCTGAGCAGAATCGCCAGGCCGGGCAGCGTCACCACCCACCAGGCACGTTCGATGTAGTCGCGCGCCGAGGCCAGCATGGTGCCCCACTCGGGTGTCGGCGGCTGTACGCCGAGGCCGAGAAAGCCCAGCGCGGCGGCGTCGAGAATCGCCGAGGAAAAGCTCAGGGTAGCCTGCACGATCAACGGTGCCATGCAGTTGGGCAGCACGGTGATGAACATCAGTCGGGGCAGGCTGGCACCGGCCAGTTGCGCGGCAGTGACGTAGTCGCGGTTCAGCTCGCCCATCACCGCTGCGCGGGTCAGGCGCACGTAGGACGGCAGCGAGACGATGGCGATGGCGAAGATGGTGTTGATCAGCCCAGGGCCGAGGATGGCGACGATGGCTACCGCCAACAGCAGCGACGGCAACGCCAGCATGATGTCCATCAGGCGCATGATGCCGGGGCCGAGTAGGCGCGGGAAAAAGCCGGCGACCAGGCCCAGGAGGATGCCGGGAATCAGCGACAGCAGCACAGACGCCAGGCCGATCAGCAGCGACAGGCGTGCGCCAAAGATCAGGCGCGAAAGCAGGTCGCGGCCCAGCTCGTCGGTGCCGAGCAAAAATTGCCATTGGCCACCGTCCAGCCACACCGGCGGGGTGAGCAGGAAGTCGCGGTACTGCTCGCTCGGGTCATGTGGTGCGACCCAGGGGGCGAACAGCGCGCAGAACACCATCAGCAGCATGAACGCCAGGCCGGCGACCGCGCCCTTGTTATGGCTGAAGGCTTGCCAGAATTCCTTCAGCGGCGAGGGGTAGAGCAGGCTCTGATCGAGGCTGGTGGCTGCAGTCATGGGCGTGCCCCCTGGGTAGGGTGCGCTGTGCGCACCGATGGTTGGTCGCCGCTATTGGTGCGCACGGCCTGGGCGGCCCCGCGACACCCTAGGGTCTGTCGATTCATCACGCCTTCCTTACTTCTGATGGCGAATACGTGGATTGGCCAGGCCATAGAGGATGTCCACGATGAAGTTGACCAGGATCACCAGGCAGGCGATCAGCAGGATGCCGTTCTGCACCACCGGGTAGTCGCGGGCGCCGATGGCTTCGATCAGCCATTTGCCGATACCCGGCCAGGAGAAGATGGTTTCGGTCAGTACCGCGCCGGCCAGCAGGGCGCCGACCTGCAGGCCGAACACCGTCAGCACCGGGATCAGTGCGTTGCGCAGACCATGCACGAAGACCACGCGTGCCGGCGACAAACCCTTGGCCCGCGCGGTGCGGATGTAGTCCTCGCGCAGCACTTCGAGCATGGCCGAGCGAGTCATCCGCGCGATCACCGCCAGCGGGATGGTGCCGAGCACGACAGCCGGCAGGATCAGGTGGCGCAGGGCATCGGTGAAGGCGCCGGGCTCGTCGGCGAGCAAGGTGTCGATGAGCATGAAACCGGTCACCGGCGGAATGTCGTAGAGCAGGTCGATGCGCCCGGAGACCGGTGTCCAGCCCAGGCCCACCGAGAAGAACATGATCAGCAGCAGGCCCCACCAGAAGATCGGCATGGAATAGCCGGTCAGCGAGATGCCCATCACCCCGTGGTCGAACAGCGAACCACGCTTGAGGGCGGCGATTACCCCGGCGATCACGCCCAGGGTGCCGGCGAACAGCAGGGCAGCCAGTGCCAGTTCGACGGTGGCGGGAAACAGGGTGAGAAACTCTTTCCACACGCTTTCACGCGAGCGCAGTGACTCGCCCAGATTGCCGCTGGCGAGCTGACCGATGTAGTCGAAATACTGCGCATACAGGGGCTTGTTCAGCCCCAGGCGCTCCATGGCCTGAGCGTGCATTTCCGGGTCGACGCGGCGCTCGCCCATCATCACCTCCACCGGGTCACCGGGGATCAGGCGGATCAGCGCGAACGTCAGCAGGGTGACGCCGAAGAAGGTGGGGATCAACAGCCCCAGGCGTCTGGCGATGAAGGACAGCATCAGGCGGTATTACTCCATGGCTGGAAGCAGGCACCGGACTGCGTGGCCCGGTGCTGTTGTCGTAACGGATGGGGCCGGCGGTGACCATAAGCGGCGTGTCCGCAGACACGCCGCCCTGCCATCACTTGCCGATGCTTACGCCGTAGAAGGCGTTCAGCGCGAAGGGGCTGATGCGGAAGTCACGCACCTCCTTGCGCATCGGCTGGTACACGGTGGAGTGCGCCAACGGGGTGATCGGCACCTCACGCTTGAGGATCACCTGGGCCTGCTTGTACAGCTCGGTACGTTCGGCCACGTCGGTGGTGCGCTTGGCGGCCTTGACCAGCTTGTCGTAGTCCTCGAAGCACCACTTGGAGAAGTTGTTGCCGTCGACCGCGTCGCAGCCGTAGAGGGTGCCGAGCCAGTTGTCCGGGTCGCCGTTGTCGCCGCTCCAGCCAATCAGCATGGCGTCGTGCTCGCCGGCCTTGGCGCGCTTGAGGTATTCGCCCCATTCGTAGCTGACGATGCGTGCCTTGATGCCGATCTTGGCCCAGTCGGCCTGCAGCATTTCGGCGATCTGCTTGGCATTGGGGTTGTACGGGCGCTGCACCGGCATGGCCCAGAGGGTGATCTCGGTGCCTTCCTGGACGCCTGCGGCTTTGAGCAGCTCCTTGGCTTTTTCCGGGTCGAAGGCCGGATCCTTGATGTCCTCGTTATACGACCACTGGGTCGGTGGCATGCCATTGACCGCCAGTTGCCCCGCGTCCTGGTAGACGGCGTTGAGGATGGCCTGCTTGTTCACTGCCATGTCCAGTGCCTGGCGTACTTCCAGCTTGTCGAACGGCGGATGGGTGACGTTGTAGGCGATATAGCCGACGTTGAAACCTGCCTGCTCGGGCATCTGCAGGTTGGCATCCTGTTGCAGCGAGGCGATATCGGCCGGGCGCGGGAACAGGGTGACGTGGCATTCGCCGGCCTTGAGTTTCTGCATGCGCACCGAGGCGTCGGTGTTGATGGCGAAGATCAGGTTATCGATCTTCACGTCTTCAGGCTTCCAGTAATCCTTGTTGCCCTTGTAGCGGATCACCGCGTCCTTCTGGTAACGGCTGAACACGAAGGGGCCGGTGCCGATGGGCTTCTGGTTGATGTCGGCGGCCTTGCCGGCCTTGAGCAACTGGTCGGCGTATTCGGCGGACTGGATCGAGGCAAAACTCATCGCCAGGTTCTGCACGAAGGCAGCGTCCACGTCGTTGAGGGTGAAACGCACGGTCATGTCATCGAGCTTTTCCAGCTTGGCGATGTTGCTGTCCATGCCCATGTCGGTGAAGTAGGGGAACTCGCTGGGGTAGGCCTTGCGGAACGAGTGGTCCTTGTCGAGCATGCGCTCGAAGGTGAACAGCACGTCGTCGGCGTTGAAGGTGCGGCTGGGCGTGAAGTACTCGGTGGTGTGGAACTTCACCCCGGGGCGCAGCTTCAAGGTGTAGGTCAGGCCGTCATCGGAGACCTCCCAGCTTTGCGCTAGGCCAGGTTCGACCTTGGTACCGCCGCGCTCGAATTGGGTCAGGCGGTTGAAGATGGTTTCCGCGGCTGCGTCGAAATCGGTGCCGGTGGTGTACAGGCCGGGGTCGAAGCCCGCAGGGCTGCCCTCGGAACAGAACACCAGGTTGGCGGCGCTGGCGAAAGGAGCGCTGGCGAGCAGACCAGCGGTAAGCAAAGCCTGGATAGTGGCGTTCTTGCGCATCATGACCTCATCGTTGTTGTGGTTGTGATCCCTGAGGAGCCTCTTGTGAAGACCACCGCCGAAACTATGCAGGCCTTGTGCCCGAGGCAAGCGTTACATCATACGCAAAATGGTTAGCGCTACAGCGTTGTAACTTGCTGTCGCATTTATGAAAAACTGCAGCGAAAAGATGGCGAAACGCCGTTATCAATCGAGAACGGCGTTGCTTTGTTGCGAAGCGCGCTTCAGGGCATCTGCACTTCGATGACGCCATCGGCACTCACCGTGACCTGGCTGGTGCCGGCCTCGATCTGCGGCGTGGCGGCTGCGTCCATCATCGCCATGCCCTTGGCCTCGACGTTGCGCATGGCCATTGGCGGCTGGAAACCGCCCGTATTGAGGTTCAGGCTGACCAGCTTGTAGCTCTTACCGCCTAGCGCTTCGGTGGCCAGTTGTGCGCGTGCCTTGAAGGCGTTGACGGCGTCCTTGAGCATGGCGTCTTCGCGGGTCTTGCGGGTGTCGGTGGCGATGCTGAAATTCATGCCGGCCATCTTCATCGATTGCAGCAATTCACCAGTCAGGGCGGAAAGCCGGGCGAAGTCGGCGCTTTCCAGGCGCACCTCGGCGCGTTCACGCCAGGCGCTGATCGTCTGCCCCTTGTCATCGTAGACCGGGTAGCTGTGGCGGCTGCCCAGCTTGACCGCTACGCCCTTGACCTGACGCGCCTGCTCCAGCGTCTTGTTCAGGGTATTGGTGATCTCGGCGGCCAGCTTGGCCGGGTCGGCATTCTGCGATTCGCTGTAGAGGGTGACGTGCATCAGATCGTGTGCCACTTCCTGATTGACCTCGGCGCGCAGGGCGATCTGGTTGTAGCGCGCCTCGGCGGCCAGCAGGCCGGTGCTGGCCAGGCTGGCAGCGGTGAGGGCGAGGGCGGTGGCGATACGGGTCATGGTGCGCATGGTGCAGTTCCTTTTTCGATGGCCTGATGGCCGTTTCCCGAGGGTAGACGAAGGCGAGTCGCGATCCGGGTTAACGCCGCTACAACTTTTTTCATCCAGGGCGTTGTTGAGGTATGCGTCCGGTTGCCGCAGCGGCGCAAGGCCGCAGCAGGCTTGGTTATACTCGGCGCAACCATTGGAGTCGCCATGCTCGAACCCGTTCAGCTGCTTTCTGCCAGTCGCCAGAACCTCTGGCGACTGACGCTTATCCGTATTCTGGTGCTGGCCGCTCAGGCTGGCTCGGTCGGGCTCGCCTACAAGTCCGGCATGCTACCGCTGCCCTGGTTGCAGTTGTCGGTCACCCTCGGCATTTCCCTGCTGTTGTGCCTGGGCACCGCGTTGCGCCTGCGTGGGCCTTGGCCGGTGACCGAGGTGGAATATGCCGTACAACTGGCCTGTGACCTGATCATTCACAGCGTACTGCTGTATTACTCGGGGGGCTCGACCAACCCCTTCGTGTCCTATTACCTGGTGCCGCTGACCATCGCCGCAGCGACCCTGCCGTGGATGTTCACCATCGTCCTCGCGGGCCTGGCGCTGGCCGGTTACACCCTGCTGCTGGTGTGGACGCACCCGCTCGAGTTGCCGGCTGCACGTGAGAGCCTGCTGGTCTACGGCATGTGGCTGAGTTTCGCCCTGTCTGCGGCGCTGATCACCTTCTTCGTCGCCAAGATGG
This region of Pseudomonas wenzhouensis genomic DNA includes:
- a CDS encoding ABC transporter permease subunit, translating into MLSFIARRLGLLIPTFFGVTLLTFALIRLIPGDPVEVMMGERRVDPEMHAQAMERLGLNKPLYAQYFDYIGQLASGNLGESLRSRESVWKEFLTLFPATVELALAALLFAGTLGVIAGVIAALKRGSLFDHGVMGISLTGYSMPIFWWGLLLIMFFSVGLGWTPVSGRIDLLYDIPPVTGFMLIDTLLADEPGAFTDALRHLILPAVVLGTIPLAVIARMTRSAMLEVLREDYIRTARAKGLSPARVVFVHGLRNALIPVLTVFGLQVGALLAGAVLTETIFSWPGIGKWLIEAIGARDYPVVQNGILLIACLVILVNFIVDILYGLANPRIRHQK
- a CDS encoding ABC transporter permease subunit; translated protein: MTAATSLDQSLLYPSPLKEFWQAFSHNKGAVAGLAFMLLMVFCALFAPWVAPHDPSEQYRDFLLTPPVWLDGGQWQFLLGTDELGRDLLSRLIFGARLSLLIGLASVLLSLIPGILLGLVAGFFPRLLGPGIMRLMDIMLALPSLLLAVAIVAILGPGLINTIFAIAIVSLPSYVRLTRAAVMGELNRDYVTAAQLAGASLPRLMFITVLPNCMAPLIVQATLSFSSAILDAAALGFLGLGVQPPTPEWGTMLASARDYIERAWWVVTLPGLAILLSVLAINLMGDGLRDALDPKLKNAQ
- a CDS encoding ABC transporter ATP-binding protein; this translates as MSLLNIRNLCVRFGSAAAVPVVDGLDLSVEKGEVLAIVGESGSGKSVTMMALMGLIDAPGIVQADCMQFDGTDMLRLKGRQRRHIVGKDLAMVFQDPMTALNPSYTVGFQIEEVLRQHLGLKGKAARVRALELLERVEIPGAASRLDAYPHQLSGGMSQRVAIAMAIAAEPKLLIADEPTTALDVTIQAQIMELLLDLQRDQGMALVLITHDLAVVAETAQRVCVMYAGQAVELGQVPTLFDAPSHPYTEALLKAIPEHSAGASRLATLPGIVPGRYDRPLGCLLSPRCPYVQPRCRDERPALDAHDRGAARCFFPLHPTAEVA
- a CDS encoding SIMPL domain-containing protein (The SIMPL domain is named for its presence in mouse protein SIMPL (signalling molecule that associates with mouse pelle-like kinase). Bacterial member BP26, from Brucella, was shown to assemble into a channel-like structure, while YggE from E. coli has been associated with resistance to oxidative stress.); protein product: MRTMTRIATALALTAASLASTGLLAAEARYNQIALRAEVNQEVAHDLMHVTLYSESQNADPAKLAAEITNTLNKTLEQARQVKGVAVKLGSRHSYPVYDDKGQTISAWRERAEVRLESADFARLSALTGELLQSMKMAGMNFSIATDTRKTREDAMLKDAVNAFKARAQLATEALGGKSYKLVSLNLNTGGFQPPMAMRNVEAKGMAMMDAAATPQIEAGTSQVTVSADGVIEVQMP
- a CDS encoding ABC transporter substrate-binding protein, which gives rise to MRKNATIQALLTAGLLASAPFASAANLVFCSEGSPAGFDPGLYTTGTDFDAAAETIFNRLTQFERGGTKVEPGLAQSWEVSDDGLTYTLKLRPGVKFHTTEYFTPSRTFNADDVLFTFERMLDKDHSFRKAYPSEFPYFTDMGMDSNIAKLEKLDDMTVRFTLNDVDAAFVQNLAMSFASIQSAEYADQLLKAGKAADINQKPIGTGPFVFSRYQKDAVIRYKGNKDYWKPEDVKIDNLIFAINTDASVRMQKLKAGECHVTLFPRPADIASLQQDANLQMPEQAGFNVGYIAYNVTHPPFDKLEVRQALDMAVNKQAILNAVYQDAGQLAVNGMPPTQWSYNEDIKDPAFDPEKAKELLKAAGVQEGTEITLWAMPVQRPYNPNAKQIAEMLQADWAKIGIKARIVSYEWGEYLKRAKAGEHDAMLIGWSGDNGDPDNWLGTLYGCDAVDGNNFSKWCFEDYDKLVKAAKRTTDVAERTELYKQAQVILKREVPITPLAHSTVYQPMRKEVRDFRISPFALNAFYGVSIGK